One segment of Methylocella silvestris BL2 DNA contains the following:
- a CDS encoding efflux RND transporter periplasmic adaptor subunit: MAVGAQWRGAPWRGLALALLAAALLPLEARAGIGTDAAEKAKAPNPGAVFAAAPPEIPVVRPKSQTVTDYVEVTGTVASANVVKLIARVEGYLEKIHFEDGALVKKDDLLFTIQQAQYKAQLQQAEAQLQAQQAALVYAKTEVVRYTALYKKNAATATEVDKWVYQRAAAEAGILGAQGQIEVAKLNLAYTEIRAPFDGLMGKHLVDPGNVVGGAGQQTALAEINQLDPIYVTATLSEAQVLDIRANLNEKRLSPADILKVPVDVGLENGKGFPYSGYLEFVSPQFDPSTGTLQVRGIFKNPDRNLLPGLFVRMRLPKGHVAQGALLVPARAIGEDQGGLYLMVVNKDNVVEQRYVKPAEQVGNLRVISSGISADDRVVVGDLWRVSPGLKVVPKLTSIDAQ, translated from the coding sequence GTGGCGGTCGGCGCTCAATGGCGGGGCGCCCCTTGGCGTGGACTGGCGCTGGCCCTGCTCGCCGCCGCTCTCTTGCCGCTCGAGGCCCGCGCCGGGATCGGGACCGACGCCGCAGAAAAAGCCAAAGCGCCGAATCCGGGCGCGGTTTTCGCGGCGGCTCCGCCGGAAATCCCTGTGGTGCGGCCGAAATCGCAAACCGTCACGGATTATGTCGAGGTCACGGGCACCGTCGCTTCCGCCAATGTGGTCAAGCTGATCGCCCGCGTCGAAGGCTATCTTGAAAAGATCCACTTTGAAGACGGCGCCCTCGTGAAGAAGGACGATCTTCTGTTCACCATACAGCAGGCCCAATACAAGGCTCAGTTGCAGCAAGCCGAAGCGCAATTGCAGGCGCAACAGGCGGCGCTCGTCTACGCCAAGACCGAGGTCGTGCGCTACACCGCGCTTTACAAAAAGAACGCGGCGACGGCGACCGAAGTCGACAAATGGGTCTATCAGCGCGCCGCCGCCGAGGCGGGAATTCTCGGCGCGCAGGGACAGATCGAGGTCGCCAAGCTGAATTTGGCCTATACCGAAATCCGGGCGCCGTTCGATGGCCTGATGGGTAAGCATCTGGTCGATCCGGGCAATGTGGTCGGCGGGGCAGGGCAGCAGACCGCGCTCGCCGAGATCAACCAGCTCGATCCGATCTATGTGACGGCGACCTTGAGCGAGGCTCAGGTGCTCGACATTCGCGCCAATCTCAACGAGAAGCGCCTGTCGCCCGCCGACATCTTGAAGGTCCCCGTCGATGTCGGCCTCGAGAATGGCAAAGGCTTTCCCTACAGCGGCTATCTGGAATTCGTATCGCCGCAGTTTGATCCGTCGACTGGCACGCTGCAGGTGCGCGGCATTTTTAAAAATCCCGATCGCAATTTACTGCCCGGCCTTTTCGTGCGCATGCGTCTGCCAAAAGGCCATGTGGCGCAAGGGGCGCTCCTCGTGCCGGCGCGCGCCATCGGCGAGGATCAGGGCGGCCTTTATCTGATGGTCGTCAACAAGGACAATGTCGTCGAACAGCGCTACGTCAAACCGGCGGAGCAGGTCGGAAATCTCAGGGTGATCAGCTCCGGGATTTCCGCCGACGACCGCGTTGTCGTCGGCGATCTCTGGCGCGTGTCCCCCGGCCTCAAGGTCGTCCCGAAGCTGACCAGCATCGACGCCCAGTAG
- a CDS encoding efflux transporter outer membrane subunit, whose protein sequence is MKPFYRLPGSPGGIADALPTRLWLRREPRAPDAGPASRIAALALAGLLAGCAVGPDFVPPGAPVAPKYLESRNKAVDSSRQDYRDWWRAFHDPALDRLIEIAYQQNLTLLSAGTRVLQARAQLGVAIGELYPQQQQGLGLTTYNRPSHADAAANPQLQLNNFWQSQLGVRAAWELDFWGKFRRGVESADAAYLASIASYDEVLVTLLGDVARTYIGVRTLEKRIAIARANIVRQKEAVQVARDRFAGGASTKLDVYQAENVLGQTEASVPQLTQQLQQGLNALRVLLGLTPEPIESLLRGSTGKIPVAPPKIFVGIPADLLRRRPDVRAAELQAAAQSAQIGVAQAELYPALTLTGRIGGSASTINGAKLSSIFTPAGLAYSFGPSFQWNILNYGQITNNVRLQDATLQQYLVDYQNTVLKAQQDVENGISGYLQSRLATAALRRSVAAANGALGISLLEYQQGTRDFTSVLTSEQNLLQAQNDLAIAEGDIPLAVTAVYAALGGGWQIREGNDFVPPATNAEMRARTDWGDVLPPAGAPKPPPPALAAPTPGLPGPEDAGPTVRAPEF, encoded by the coding sequence CGTCTGCCTGGCTCGCCGGGGGGGATCGCCGACGCCTTACCGACCCGCTTGTGGCTGCGGCGCGAGCCACGGGCGCCGGACGCCGGGCCGGCGTCGCGCATCGCCGCGCTCGCGCTGGCGGGTCTCCTCGCCGGTTGCGCCGTCGGGCCGGACTTCGTTCCGCCTGGGGCGCCCGTCGCCCCGAAATATCTCGAATCGCGCAACAAGGCCGTCGACAGTTCGCGCCAGGACTATCGCGACTGGTGGAGGGCGTTTCATGATCCGGCGCTCGATCGGCTGATCGAGATCGCCTACCAGCAAAATCTGACGCTTCTCAGCGCCGGGACGCGCGTGCTGCAGGCCAGAGCGCAGCTTGGCGTCGCCATTGGCGAACTCTATCCGCAACAGCAGCAAGGCCTCGGGCTGACGACCTATAATCGGCCGAGCCACGCCGACGCCGCCGCCAACCCGCAGTTGCAGCTGAACAATTTCTGGCAGTCGCAGCTCGGCGTCAGAGCCGCCTGGGAGCTCGACTTCTGGGGCAAATTCCGGCGGGGAGTCGAATCGGCAGACGCCGCGTATCTTGCCTCGATCGCCAGCTATGACGAAGTGCTCGTCACCCTGCTTGGCGACGTCGCCAGGACCTACATCGGCGTGCGCACCCTGGAGAAGCGCATCGCCATCGCCAGAGCCAATATCGTTCGGCAGAAGGAGGCGGTGCAGGTCGCGCGCGACCGCTTCGCCGGCGGCGCTTCGACCAAGCTCGACGTCTATCAGGCCGAAAATGTGCTGGGCCAGACGGAAGCCTCGGTCCCGCAGCTGACGCAGCAGTTGCAGCAGGGCCTCAACGCCCTGCGCGTGCTGCTTGGCCTGACGCCGGAACCGATCGAATCCCTGCTGCGCGGATCGACCGGCAAAATCCCGGTCGCTCCGCCGAAGATTTTTGTCGGCATTCCGGCCGATCTGTTGCGGCGGCGCCCCGACGTGCGCGCGGCCGAATTGCAGGCGGCGGCGCAAAGCGCTCAGATCGGCGTCGCGCAGGCGGAGCTCTATCCGGCCTTGACTCTGACGGGGCGGATCGGCGGCTCGGCAAGCACCATCAACGGCGCCAAGCTGAGCTCGATCTTTACGCCGGCGGGGCTCGCCTATTCCTTCGGCCCGTCGTTCCAGTGGAACATCCTGAATTACGGCCAGATCACCAACAATGTGCGTCTCCAGGACGCCACCTTGCAGCAATATCTCGTCGACTATCAAAATACGGTGCTGAAGGCGCAGCAGGACGTCGAGAACGGGATTTCCGGCTATCTGCAATCGCGGCTGGCGACGGCGGCGCTCCGGCGCAGCGTCGCGGCGGCCAATGGCGCGCTCGGCATTTCGCTGCTCGAATATCAACAGGGCACGCGCGATTTCACCTCCGTCTTGACCTCGGAGCAGAATCTGCTCCAGGCGCAGAACGATCTCGCCATCGCCGAGGGCGACATTCCGCTCGCCGTGACCGCCGTGTACGCGGCGCTGGGCGGCGGCTGGCAGATCCGCGAGGGCAATGATTTCGTGCCGCCGGCCACAAACGCCGAGATGCGCGCGCGCACGGATTGGGGCGATGTGCTGCCGCCGGCGGGAGCTCCCAAACCGCCGCCGCCCGCGCTGGCTGCGCCGACGCCCGGGCTGCCGGGCCCGGAAGATGCCGGACCAACCGTGCGGGCGCCGGAATTTTGA